The following DNA comes from Macaca thibetana thibetana isolate TM-01 chromosome 14, ASM2454274v1, whole genome shotgun sequence.
gtaattcatgcagagccggctgtgcgggagactggagttttattctTACTCAAATTGGTCTCCTTGAGCATCTGGGGAGCAGAGTTTgtaaggataacttggtgggtgggggaagccagtgaaccagcagtgctgattggtcagagatgaaatcacagggagtcagAGCTGTCATCTTGCACTGAggcagttcctgggtgggggccacaagatcagaggagccagtttattgatctgggtggtaccagctgatccatcaagtgcagggtctgcaaaatatctcaagcgcTGATCTTAGGAGCAGCTTAGGGAGGATCCGAATCTTGTAGTCTCCAGCTGCCTGACTCCTGaaccataatttcttttttttcgagatggagttttgctcttgttgcccagcctggaatgcaatggcgcaatctcagctcaccacaacctccactacccgggttcaagcgattctcctccctcagtctcctgagtagctgggattacaggcatgcacaccacgcccagctaattttgcattttttagtagagactgtgtttcatcatgttggccagggtgatctcaaactctcgacctcaggtggtccgcccacctcggcctcccaaagtgctgggattacaggcgtgagccaccatacctggccctaaaccataatttctaatcttgtggctaatgttagtcctacaaaggcaatctagtccccaggcaacgACGaagtctgctttgggaaagggctgttaccgtCTTTGtttataaactaagtttctcccaaaattagttcaacctacacccagaaatgaacaaggacagcttagagattagaagcaagatggaggctgggcacagtggctcaagcctgtaatcccagcactttgggaggccgagacgggcggatcatgaggtcaggagatcgacaccatcctggttaacacagtgaaaccctgtctctactaaaaaatacaaaaaaactagctgggcgaggtggcaggcacctgtagtcccagctacccgggaggctgagacaggagaatggcgtaaacccaggaggcggagcttgcagtgagctgagatccggccactgcactccatcctgggcgacagagcaagactccgtctcaaaaaaaaaaaaaagaagcaagatggattcagttaagttagatctctttcactgtctcacagttttgcaaaggtggtttccgttgcggtgagccgagatcgcgccactgcactccagcctgggcaacagagcgagactctgtctcaaaaaaaaaaaaaaaaagagttctccTAGTGGCCCATGGAGGAGGATTTTGTGTTAGAGAACATGAGCATGAAGGTGGGCTCAGCCCAAAGACATTGCCCAGTCACACACCTCCTGCCTACCACATCCCAGGGGGCCAGTCTCCTGCTGCCATCTGGAAGACCCACTCCTTCTCCAGGTGAGAAatgcctttccttccctctccttcattGATTCTGAGAGTTGTGATTATGAATATTGTTCAATTCTACATTCAGGGTtgctgctcattcattcattcctcataCATTACTTGATCTCATCCCGAGTGTTGGGTCTTGTTCTAGGTGGTGGGAATACAGTAGGAAGATAGGCAAAGTCCTTCCCCTCGATTTGCTGACATTCTGGTGGAGGCTGACACAAAGCACATACACCAATAAGCACCTGATGCACATCAGGCGGCGCCGCAGAAGAACACAGGccgggtggtggctcacacctgtaatcccagagttttgggaggctgaggcaggaggattttttgaggcctttgaggccaggaatttggaaccagcctgggcaacacaggagacctccatctctacaaaaataaaaattagctaggcaaggtgctgcgtgcctgtagtcctagctacttgggaggctgaggtgggaggactgagcCCCAGCGTGTGAGGTGGTAGTGAGCTaggaccatgccactgcactccagcctgggcaacagagcaagaccctgtctccaaaaaaaaagaataatgcagTCAGGACAAGCAAGGCCCAGAGAGTGGCTGGGTGAGGAGTGGTCCGTGAGAGCCCTAGGAGGAGGTGACATCTGACCAGAGACCTGGATTGAGTGGGGAATGGAGACTTTTTGGGATCTGAGGAAAGAGTTTCCAGATGGAGAGAACAGGATGTGCCCAGGTCTTGGGGTGGGAAGGAAGGTGGGTGGGATCTAGATCCATCCAGCCCCAGGGTTTATACAGCAGTAGGAAAAGCAAGGGCTTTGGACCCAAGCAGGCGGGCACcgcacctctctgtgcctgtttcctcaatGGGGTGTGGTGATGGGAATGAGATGGGGGACAAGCCCGAGGTAACTCTCAGACACACAGTGGGGGCTTCTTGTAGCCAGAGACAAGGCTCCTGTGGCTTCTGCTCTTCCCCCGCTTCCTCCTCCACCCGTCTCTTTCTAGGAAAGGGACGGTGCCATCGGTCAGCCAGGGCAGTGGATGCTCAAGGAAGGAATAAGGGAAGTAGCCAGTGCCCCAGAGTCGCTGGCCTAAGGGAGCAGGGGTACACTCCACGTGTGGAATGGGATGGGGTGGATCTGGAGAGGCTAGTCTGGGCTCCTTGTCACAGGAGCTGGCTAGAGGAAGACAGAGGCCTGTGAATGGATTTCCAGGCCTCCAAGTGAGATGGTGGAGAAAAGAAGGCAAGGTGCAAGGGACTTGCTGGCCATGGCCCCCTTTCGACTTGTAATAAGAAGGCTCGGCAGAATGCACAGGTGTTTACCCCGAAAAATGGGACTCCTGGGTCTTCCACTCATTCCATAAACACTGCTGTTTTCtcgatgggcacagtggctcacacctgtaatcccagcactttgggaggctgaggcaggaggattgcttgagcccaggagttcaggactagcctggggggctgggcgcggtggctcacgcctgtaatcccagcagtttgggagaccaaggcaggtggatcacctgaggtcaggagttcaagaccagcctggccaacttggcgaaaccccatctctaataaaaatacaaaataatagcagggcatggtagcaggcacctgtaatcccagcgacttgggaggctgaggcagtagaattgcttgaatgcgggaggcagaggttgcagtgagccgagatcgcgccattgcactccagcctgaaaagagagcaagagtctcaaaaaaaaaaaaaaaaattagctgtacatagtggcgcgtgcctgtagtcccagctactcgggaggcggaggcaggagacttgcttgaacccgggaggcagaggttgcagtgagccgagatcgtggtattgcactccagcctgggagacagactcaaaacaaaacaagacaaaaaaaaaaccaccagcctgggtgacagagcaagagaccccatctccacaaaaggtaaaagaaaactTAGCCAGTCGTGGCTAAGTTTGTGTCTggagtcccagctaattgggaggctgaggcaggaggatcccttgagcctaggaggtcgagactgcagtgagccatgatcatgccactgcactccagcccgggtgacacaccttgtctcaaaaaaaaaccaccccaacacctgctgttattttctttatattgttaACCAAGAGCATGaacttttataacttaaaaagagTCACGTGAACATATCCACGGTCCGTGTAGATTCTACATTTATTTGTTGGGGGCGGTAATGGGGCCCTTTGGAGGCGTGCGTTCGGTCGGGGGCCGGGAAGGCGGGGCCTCACCGAATCCTGGAGACTCCTGCGGATGCTACTGTGAGAAGCAGGACCGCGAAAGGGCTTTGCGTTCGCGGAAAGCCTGCAGCCGCACCTGCGGCGCCTCTGCGGCGGCCGCCGTCGGTCCTGCCCCGCCCCCTTCTTCCCCAGGAGCTGCAGAGGGGGGCGCTCTACCGGGTCCTGGGGGCGGGGCTCccctggccccgcccccggcGGCGCCGCTCAGcctcccgccccgcccctccGCGCGTGAcctcggccccgcccccgcgAGCCCCTGCCCCGTCCCCGCCCCCGCTCCCGGTCCCTCAGTCACTTCCTGAATCCCGCTTCCTGCTTCCCAGAGGCCGGGATCCGGAGCCGCCCGAAGCCGGTGCCGCAGCCCCCGGCTACCCCGGTGCCCCCGGTAAGAGCGGCAGGGCCGGGGCTGGGGGCGCGGGCGCAGGCTGGGCGGGGCTGCGGGGGCTGAGCGGGGATCGCGGGTCCCAGGAGCCTTTCCCCTCCCTTGCGCCCACTCTTAGTCCTACTCCCCTTGGCCGcccatcctctcctctcctgggCGGGGGTCCCTGGAAGTTGGGCTCCTGGTTCACCCTGGACCCCGCTCCGAGGCCGCTCTGGGTTGCTTCGCGGCCGGCAGCTGCGTCCCGACCCCCATCTCTTCCTGGGGGTCATGCCGGGGCTCCCTGGACATTCCCTGGGACTCAGAACTGGGGCCTCACTCGGCCCCACAGTAGAGAGACttttcctgcctcctctctccttcctccccattACCCAGCCTCCGAATCTCTAGGCAGGAAGGAGGCTGCTCCCGACTGGCTGGGACCTACAGCAGAGCTGAGAGCTCTCCAACTCCGGcacctcccacctcctgccccgCACACACACCAGGGCCAGGGAGGGGCCCTGCATCCTGCAAAGCCCCTCAGCACTCAGCGGTGATCGGGGCCGGAGCATTTACCCCTCAGATCACTGCCTGCCGGGTGAGAGGTGGCCAGGCTCTGCACCTGTGACCCCATTCTGtaactggggaaactgagacccaggagGGTTACAGTGGCCAGGCCCCCGGTTGCCTCCTCTCGGCTCACCTTCAGCAGCCTAGGGAGGGCTGGAGTTGTTCGGCTGCACAGAGCTGACCCCGGCCTCTCTGTCCCGCAGGCATGTCCTTCCGCAAAGTGGTCCGGCAGAGCAAATTCCGGCATGTGTTCGGGCAGCCGGTCAAGAACGACCAGTGCTATGAGGACATTCGCGTGTCCCGTGTTACCTGGGACAGCACCTTCTGCGCTGTCAACCCCAAGTTCCTGGCAGTGATTGTGGAGGCCAGTGGCGGGGGTGCCTTTCTGGTGCTCCCCCTAAGCAAGGTGGGTCCTGTCAGGGTTGGGGGGAAGAGGAGGCACCTCGGCCACCCCTGCTGGGCCTTTCTGCATACCTCAAATCCCTCATCTTGCCATTTCTCACACTGCTGGGCAGGCGTTATAACCCACATTTATTGCCCCAAGTGTTAGCACAGATAGAGAGTGGCCTGTTGCCATAGAGTCAGGATTAGAGGCAGCAAACATTTCCTGCTCACCTGGCAAGTGGGGCACAGTCACATCTGGGCCACCTGTGAGCCAGGACTTGCACGTCATTCCCACTCCATGGAAGGGAAGACCAAGACTCCGGGAGGGATGAAGCCCCCTGACTGCCCCCTCGTGCCCACAGACGGGCCGCATTGACAAGGCCTACCCGACGGTGTGTGGGCACACGGGACCTGTCCTGGACATCGACTGGTGTCCCCACAATGACGAAGTCATAGCCAGCGGCTCGGAGGACTGCACGGTCATGGTGAGGCACAGGACTGGCTGGGCCAGGGTCTCGGGCGTGGCTCAAGGGGGCCAGCAGTAGGGCCATCAGAGGACTGAGCCTGGTGGCCCTATCCCTACCACAGGTGTGGCAGATCCCAGAGAATGGGCTGACCTCCCCACTGACAGAGCCGGTGGTGGTACTGGAGGGGCACACCAAGCGAGTGGGCATCATCGCCTGGCACCCCACGGCCCGAAACGTGCTGCTTAGTGCAGGTCTGCACCGCCCCCCGTTTTGTCCCCCCACGGACCTCTCCATACACCCCAGCAGCCCCTCCAGGGCCCACCTGACAGATGGGAAAGCTGAGGCCCTCAGAGTTGGAGAGACCCAGTCTGTCCCAGGGTGGTGGGCAGAGTGGGCCTTGGCCTGGTGAGCTAATGGCCTCCTGCCACCCGCCTGGCCTGAGCTGACAGCCCTCACCTGCCAGGCTGTGACAACGTGGTACTCATCTGGAACGTGGGCACAGCAGAGGAGCTGTACCGCCTGGACAGCCTGCACCCTGACCTCATCTACAACGTCAGCTGGAACCGCAACGGCAGCCTGTTTTGCTCAGCGTGCAAGGACAAGAGCGTGCGCATCATCGACCCCCGTCGGGGCACCCTGATGGCAGTATGTGGCCTCAGAGGGCAAGGATGGCTGTGAATAGGCCCAGGGCCTTGAGCAGGGCACTGCACTGACCAGCCTGTCCCCCCCACAGGAGCGGGAGAGGGCTCATGAGGGGGCCCGGCCCATGCGAGCCATCTTCCTGGCAGATGGCAAGGTGTTCACCACGGGCTTCAGCCGAATGAGTGAGCGGCAGCTGGCACTCTGGGACCCAGTGAGTGGCCAGCTTAAGGGGGCAAGCTTGAGACTTGGGCCCCACCCTGGAGAGCTCTGCCCTGGGCCAGGCAGGCATGGTTCACCGGAGAGGCCTGTGGTTCCTAGGTTCTCTACCTGGCACTTGAGGCTCTCAGGGCTGGGGACTCTGTCAGCCTTTCCTCTCCTGCCCCCTGCTCGCCCAACTGCCCCGCCACTCCCCCATGGCCTCCCACTGCCTCCGTGTCTTTGCCCATGTTCATACCAACGAAAGAACCTTTCTCTCCCTTGGTTGCCTGTACCACCCACTGCCTATGCAGGGCTCCCCACTCCTCCAGCAAGCCTCCTCCTCCAGCAAGCCTCCCGGCCCTGCCCTGAAGCGTCCTCTCCCCCAGCCCTTTCTGCTTCTGCACAGTGACCTCCAGGGCCCCTTGATCTGGGGCTGGTGCTGCTGGCACCCCAGGCTCCCCACGGTGGGGTATGTTTCAGCACTTGTTCAGTGGCCTGGGCATAGTCTTAAGGCCTGGAGGAAGCTGGAAAAGAGGGACCCTGGGAAAAAAGTGGAGCCAGGAGGGCCAGGTGGGGGTCGTCATGTGGGAAAAGGCATAGAGGCAGCAGAGGGCCCACCTGCATTTAGGGGGCAGTGCTGGCTGGCCTTAGTGAGGCCAGCTAAGGCCCGTCCTGGTTTGGGATTAGGGGGCAAGGAGGTTCTGCTTGGCCTGACTGCCCCCAATGTGCCAGGAAAACCTCGAGGAACCCATGGCCCTGCAGGAACTGGACTCGAGCAACGGGGCCCTGCTGCCCTTCTACGACCCCGACACCAGTGTGGTCTACGTCTGCGGCAaggtggggctgggcagggctggcgAGGGGCAGGGAAGAGGCATGCCCGGGTGCTGAGCCCCCTCCCCACACAGG
Coding sequences within:
- the CORO1B gene encoding coronin-1B, with amino-acid sequence MSFRKVVRQSKFRHVFGQPVKNDQCYEDIRVSRVTWDSTFCAVNPKFLAVIVEASGGGAFLVLPLSKTGRIDKAYPTVCGHTGPVLDIDWCPHNDEVIASGSEDCTVMVWQIPENGLTSPLTEPVVVLEGHTKRVGIIAWHPTARNVLLSAGCDNVVLIWNVGTAEELYRLDSLHPDLIYNVSWNRNGSLFCSACKDKSVRIIDPRRGTLMAERERAHEGARPMRAIFLADGKVFTTGFSRMSERQLALWDPENLEEPMALQELDSSNGALLPFYDPDTSVVYVCGKGDSSIRYFEITEEPPYIHFLNTFTSKEPQRGMGSMPKRGLEVSKCEIARFYKLHERKCEPIVMTVPRKSDLFQDDLYPDTAGPEAALEAEEWVSGRDADPILISLREAYVPSKQRDLKISRRNVLSDSRPAAALGSSRLGAPAATTTAADTTPSGSLTRAGEAGKLEEVMQELRALRALVKEQGERICRLEEQLGRMENGDA